One Megamonas hypermegale genomic window carries:
- the uvrC gene encoding excinuclease ABC subunit UvrC, whose translation MNDVVAEKLKLLPEKPGVYLMKNKRGQIIYVGKAIKLKNRVRQYFQSSRNHSAKTIAMVSHIEDFETIITDNELEALILECNLIKKHHPKYNIMLRDDKTYPYLKITLNEQYPRLTTTRRVIKDGSKYFGPYTNITAMKETVKLLRRLFPLRTCKHLGERPCLEYHIKRCLAPCARLVKEDVYNEMVHSVCLFLEGKTEDIEKNLTAKMQNLAQNLEFEMAGKIRDQLLSIRQVTEKQKILTDTGNMDAIGMATSPYGICMQVFFVRSGKILGRNQFLMTGDMEDNKENALSAFLKQYYNDAVFIPAEILLPQDIKETALLEKWLAEEKSVKTKIITPKRGVKKDIVEMANENAVKYLQDQENKLKDKMARSIGAVYDLQKYLHLTKPPMRMECFDISHIQGSETVASMVVFQDGKPDKESYRRFKINSTEGKPDDFMSMREVTMRRYGKATAKEMPDLIIIDGGKGQLSSALEIIRGAGHLTVPVVGLAKQFEYIFTEHSSEPVILPRQSDALYLVQQIRDEAHRFAITYHRNLRTKRNKVSLLDNIAGVGAKRRKALFDRFENISNIKNATVEELSSVPGISENIAKSIYNFFRTHELISKKI comes from the coding sequence ATGAATGATGTAGTAGCAGAAAAATTAAAACTTTTACCAGAAAAACCGGGTGTTTATTTGATGAAAAACAAGCGCGGTCAAATCATTTATGTTGGTAAAGCGATAAAATTAAAAAATCGCGTTCGCCAGTATTTTCAGTCTTCGCGCAATCATTCAGCTAAGACAATAGCAATGGTTTCGCATATTGAAGATTTTGAAACGATTATCACGGACAATGAACTCGAAGCTCTGATTTTAGAATGTAATTTGATAAAAAAGCATCACCCTAAATACAATATCATGTTGCGTGATGATAAAACGTATCCTTATTTAAAAATAACATTGAATGAACAATATCCGCGTTTGACCACGACAAGGCGCGTTATCAAAGATGGTAGTAAATACTTTGGCCCGTATACGAATATAACAGCTATGAAAGAAACAGTAAAACTTTTGCGCCGTTTATTTCCACTTCGCACTTGTAAGCACTTAGGTGAAAGACCTTGCCTTGAATATCATATAAAACGCTGTTTAGCTCCTTGCGCTAGGCTCGTAAAAGAAGATGTGTACAATGAAATGGTGCATTCTGTTTGTTTATTCTTAGAGGGAAAAACAGAAGATATAGAGAAAAATTTAACAGCTAAAATGCAAAATTTAGCGCAGAATTTAGAATTTGAGATGGCAGGAAAAATTCGCGACCAGCTATTATCTATAAGACAAGTTACAGAAAAGCAAAAAATATTGACAGATACGGGAAATATGGATGCTATCGGTATGGCTACTTCACCATATGGCATTTGTATGCAAGTATTTTTTGTACGCAGTGGTAAAATATTAGGTAGAAATCAATTCTTGATGACAGGCGATATGGAAGATAATAAAGAAAATGCTCTCAGTGCATTTTTAAAGCAGTATTACAATGATGCAGTATTCATACCAGCAGAAATATTATTGCCACAGGATATTAAAGAAACAGCTTTACTAGAAAAATGGTTAGCAGAAGAAAAAAGCGTTAAAACTAAAATAATCACGCCAAAACGCGGTGTAAAAAAAGATATTGTAGAGATGGCAAATGAAAACGCCGTTAAATATCTGCAAGACCAAGAAAATAAATTAAAAGATAAAATGGCACGCAGCATAGGCGCTGTATATGATTTACAAAAATATCTACATTTGACGAAGCCACCTATGCGCATGGAATGCTTCGATATATCGCATATTCAAGGTTCAGAAACAGTAGCTTCAATGGTGGTGTTTCAAGATGGCAAGCCAGATAAAGAGTCGTATCGCCGTTTTAAGATAAATTCTACCGAAGGAAAACCAGATGATTTTATGTCTATGCGTGAAGTCACAATGCGCAGATATGGCAAAGCAACGGCAAAAGAGATGCCGGACTTGATTATCATTGATGGCGGTAAAGGACAACTAAGCTCCGCACTGGAAATAATTCGCGGTGCAGGTCATTTGACTGTGCCAGTAGTGGGGCTTGCTAAACAATTTGAATACATCTTTACAGAACATTCCTCTGAACCTGTGATTTTACCGCGCCAATCCGATGCATTGTACCTAGTGCAACAAATTCGCGATGAAGCACATCGCTTTGCTATCACTTATCACCGCAATTTGCGCACTAAGCGCAATAAAGTATCACTGCTAGATAATATAGCTGGAGTTGGTGCAAAACGGCGCAAAGCTTTATTTGACCGCTTTGAAAATATCTCCAATATAAAAAATGCAACAGTAGAAGAGCTATCTTCTGTTCCAGGTATCAGTGAAAATATAGCTAAATCTATTTATAATTTTTTCCGTACACATGAATTAATAAGCAAAAAAATATGA
- a CDS encoding MarR family winged helix-turn-helix transcriptional regulator, producing MITISISEEKLEQASKLVHQLYQTTRAMSKSINRALDSTNIYGSEWIILKTIRTQGTMTQTVLANCLNIEPAAISKTLRQLEKKHLITRQSGTDKREKYIYLTPLALEQYDTWHQIIKQNSKRVFEAVNESEQATLMKLLGKIRQHINDDN from the coding sequence GTGATTACCATTAGTATAAGTGAAGAAAAATTAGAACAAGCCTCTAAATTGGTACATCAGCTTTATCAGACGACACGAGCCATGAGTAAAAGTATCAATAGAGCGCTAGATAGTACCAACATTTACGGTTCTGAATGGATAATCTTAAAGACCATTCGCACACAGGGAACCATGACTCAAACCGTTTTGGCTAATTGTTTAAACATTGAGCCAGCAGCTATTTCCAAGACTTTACGCCAATTAGAAAAGAAACATTTAATAACTCGTCAAAGTGGTACGGATAAACGTGAAAAATACATATATCTAACTCCATTAGCTTTGGAACAATATGATACTTGGCATCAAATTATAAAACAAAATAGCAAGCGTGTATTTGAAGCTGTCAATGAAAGTGAACAAGCGACTTTGATGAAACTTCTTGGTAAAATTCGCCAACATATCAACGATGATAATTAA
- a CDS encoding YdcF family protein — translation MLYKVFYSFIMPPGGIISLLILFNIYLYWKKIKGKFILTGIILLFYILSMQFTAFHLMKPLENTYTNYSIEELKAQNPDVIIMLGGGAINNIADIDGDGQVSGYVANRMITVMRLQNELDIPVILSGGKVFEDTGREADIEQRIFKGMGMPENMMLLENQSRNTVENARNSKVIMQGNNFTKPILITSGFHMPRSMMIFEREGINPVPYVTDYQLSGELAWSIFNFIPANGAFNNSCMAIREYMGILALRLHLQ, via the coding sequence ATGCTTTATAAAGTATTTTATTCATTTATAATGCCACCAGGTGGCATCATATCCCTTTTGATTTTGTTTAACATCTATTTGTATTGGAAAAAAATAAAAGGCAAATTCATTTTAACTGGGATTATCTTATTGTTTTATATATTGTCAATGCAATTTACAGCATTTCATTTAATGAAACCACTAGAAAATACGTATACGAACTATTCAATAGAAGAATTGAAAGCGCAAAATCCAGATGTCATAATTATGTTAGGCGGTGGTGCTATCAATAATATTGCTGATATTGATGGTGATGGACAAGTCAGCGGTTATGTAGCAAATCGCATGATTACAGTTATGCGCCTGCAAAATGAACTTGATATACCTGTAATCTTGTCTGGTGGCAAAGTTTTTGAAGACACAGGTAGAGAAGCAGATATCGAGCAGCGAATTTTTAAAGGCATGGGCATGCCGGAAAATATGATGCTCTTGGAAAATCAAAGTCGCAACACTGTAGAGAATGCGCGCAATAGTAAAGTGATTATGCAGGGAAATAATTTTACAAAGCCGATTTTAATAACATCAGGCTTTCATATGCCTCGCTCTATGATGATTTTCGAGCGCGAAGGCATAAATCCAGTGCCATACGTTACGGATTATCAGCTTAGCGGTGAATTAGCTTGGAGCATTTTTAATTTTATTCCAGCTAATGGTGCATTCAATAATTCTTGTATGGCGATTAGAGAATACATGGGTATATTAGCGTTAAGACTTCATTTACAATAG
- a CDS encoding PHP domain-containing protein, which yields MIDLHVHSTMSDGTYAPAEIAKLASQKGMFAFALTDHDTIFGNTAAKIASKAYKINFINGMEMSLNYDNHQIHVVALGFDQNSEAFKNFYKELRYKKESSIANVIDYLHKQGLDISIEKVQPYVSGDGMDKYAILRYLVTNQSAVGDIQYLWDKYIDPAFRKLKLGIVENPKAEDAIAQMKMAGAVTSLAHFHKKIGFINNNRAEQEYHIKYLHEMGLDGMEAYYPNYTDDDRAFAHYMIEKYNLLPTGGTDFHGANRPSVELGTGTNNNMNVPDEFYINICQKIEERRK from the coding sequence ATGATAGACTTACATGTACACTCTACAATGTCTGATGGTACATATGCGCCAGCAGAAATCGCAAAATTAGCAAGTCAAAAAGGTATGTTTGCTTTTGCTTTGACTGACCATGACACAATTTTTGGCAATACAGCAGCGAAAATTGCCAGCAAAGCATATAAAATTAACTTTATAAACGGTATGGAAATGAGCCTTAATTATGACAACCATCAAATTCATGTCGTAGCGCTTGGTTTTGACCAAAATAGTGAAGCTTTTAAAAACTTTTATAAAGAATTGCGCTATAAAAAAGAATCTTCCATTGCAAATGTAATAGATTATTTGCATAAGCAAGGTTTGGATATTTCTATAGAAAAAGTTCAGCCGTACGTTTCAGGTGATGGTATGGATAAATATGCAATCTTGCGCTATTTAGTAACTAATCAATCAGCTGTGGGAGATATTCAATATTTATGGGATAAATACATTGACCCGGCTTTTCGCAAATTAAAATTAGGCATTGTTGAAAATCCAAAAGCAGAAGATGCAATAGCCCAAATGAAAATGGCAGGTGCTGTGACATCATTGGCACATTTTCATAAAAAAATTGGTTTTATCAATAATAATAGAGCTGAACAAGAATACCATATAAAATATCTGCATGAAATGGGCTTAGATGGCATGGAAGCATATTATCCAAATTATACTGATGATGATAGAGCTTTTGCGCATTATATGATTGAGAAATATAACTTATTGCCAACTGGCGGAACAGATTTCCATGGAGCAAATCGTCCATCAGTTGAACTCGGTACAGGAACGAATAATAATATGAATGTACCAGATGAATTTTATATAAATATCTGCCAGAAAATAGAAGAAAGACGAAAATAA
- a CDS encoding DUF4391 domain-containing protein, giving the protein MIVLNLFLLKFEGKYQAWISYKEIIHDTVKVNQYYHTAWVDEESLPCKLEGLDMNAVYENFVRQIAGAELSADENTNLKEDIEQAEEKKQIEKQIKVLQAKIRKEKQFNRKVELNNELKRLRKIINKN; this is encoded by the coding sequence TTGATAGTTTTAAATTTATTTTTATTAAAGTTTGAAGGAAAATATCAAGCTTGGATTAGTTATAAAGAGATAATACATGATACTGTAAAAGTAAATCAGTATTATCATACTGCATGGGTAGATGAAGAAAGCCTTCCATGTAAATTGGAGGGCTTAGATATGAATGCTGTATATGAAAATTTTGTGCGACAAATTGCAGGAGCTGAATTAAGCGCAGACGAGAATACAAATTTAAAAGAAGATATTGAACAAGCAGAAGAAAAGAAACAAATAGAAAAACAGATAAAAGTATTACAAGCAAAAATTCGTAAAGAAAAACAGTTTAATCGAAAAGTAGAGCTTAATAATGAATTAAAAAGATTGAGGAAAATAATAAATAAAAATTGA